One window of Terriglobales bacterium genomic DNA carries:
- the rlmB gene encoding 23S rRNA (guanosine(2251)-2'-O)-methyltransferase RlmB, translating to MWRNRRPAVPVCVVKTQHAASLPCWWHARLWQAQVSPCRASGFRAASSGTNSKRNQCANAHPTLSARYLIIVKALTGTRRRDCKTARCTLIPMDVLYGIHAVEEALLSRSRSLDHVEVARDSHDQRLQAVIDLARKEGISLRFVPREQLDRLARTKSHQGVVAVVAGKNYSELDEILTHKKGEHSFVVALDGVEDPHNLGALIRTADGAGADGVVIPERRAAAVNPTVAKASAGASEHVNIARVVNLARTLEQMKERNLWIIGLDERGDRSYDELDYRMDCAIVLGAEGHGLHDLVRKKCDYLVSIPMAGRVSSLNVSVAGAIVMYEVARQRRARPAEVTNEVPVKQRKGLGS from the coding sequence GTGTGGAGAAACCGCCGCCCGGCAGTTCCAGTCTGCGTCGTAAAGACGCAGCATGCTGCGTCTCTGCCATGCTGGTGGCATGCGCGTCTCTGGCAGGCTCAGGTCTCTCCGTGCCGCGCATCAGGTTTTCGTGCCGCTTCTAGCGGCACGAATTCCAAACGCAACCAATGTGCAAACGCACATCCGACACTGTCTGCGCGCTACCTCATCATCGTGAAGGCACTCACGGGAACACGCCGCCGCGACTGCAAGACGGCACGCTGTACACTCATTCCAATGGACGTTCTTTACGGCATCCATGCAGTCGAAGAGGCTCTGCTTTCGCGCAGTCGCTCGCTCGACCACGTGGAAGTTGCGCGCGATAGTCACGACCAGCGACTGCAGGCGGTGATCGATCTCGCGCGAAAAGAAGGCATCTCGTTGCGCTTCGTGCCGCGCGAACAGCTCGATCGTCTTGCTCGAACTAAGTCCCATCAAGGAGTGGTCGCGGTCGTAGCCGGCAAAAACTACTCCGAACTGGACGAAATTCTCACCCATAAAAAAGGTGAGCACAGCTTTGTAGTCGCGCTTGATGGCGTAGAAGATCCCCACAATCTCGGAGCACTCATTCGCACCGCCGATGGAGCCGGAGCAGATGGGGTTGTCATCCCAGAGCGCCGGGCCGCGGCTGTTAACCCAACGGTCGCAAAAGCGTCCGCCGGAGCTTCCGAGCACGTGAACATCGCGCGTGTGGTCAACCTGGCACGGACACTCGAGCAGATGAAGGAGCGCAATCTTTGGATCATTGGTCTCGACGAGCGCGGCGATCGCAGCTATGACGAACTCGACTATCGAATGGATTGCGCCATCGTATTGGGAGCTGAAGGTCACGGATTGCACGATCTCGTACGAAAAAAGTGTGATTACCTCGTCTCGATTCCCATGGCGGGAAGGGTTTCTTCGCTAAACGTCTCAGTGGCAGGTGCAATCGTGATGTATGAGGTTGCCCGGCAGAGACGTGCGAGGCCAGCCGAGGTAACGAACGAGGTCCCGGTCAAGCAGCGCAAGGGCCTCGGTTCGTGA
- a CDS encoding RNA polymerase sigma factor has product MFRAATRPVEWTLRENVEIARGLRRRDPDLLDRLIERYQHRLLRYLVFLTGNRELAEDIFQETWIRVMERGKQYNGQSKFDTWLFAIARHLVIDWSRKKTTTSLEALQEQFGNEHAFDVPFAGPSPFDAVTTRENRESVQAALGRLDSLHREVLVLRFHEELSLDEIATVTGAPLSTVKSRLYRGLAALKPAFAEEQL; this is encoded by the coding sequence ATGTTTAGAGCGGCAACTCGTCCGGTGGAGTGGACTCTACGAGAGAACGTTGAGATCGCCCGTGGTCTGCGTCGGCGAGACCCGGATCTGCTCGACCGCCTGATCGAGCGCTATCAACATCGGCTGCTGCGTTACCTCGTCTTTCTTACCGGCAATCGCGAACTCGCCGAAGACATCTTCCAGGAAACCTGGATCCGCGTGATGGAACGCGGCAAGCAGTACAACGGCCAATCAAAGTTCGATACTTGGCTCTTCGCCATCGCACGCCATCTCGTAATTGACTGGTCGCGCAAGAAGACCACGACTAGCCTAGAAGCCCTTCAGGAACAATTTGGCAACGAGCACGCATTCGATGTTCCTTTCGCGGGACCGTCTCCTTTTGACGCCGTTACCACGCGGGAGAATCGTGAGAGCGTGCAGGCCGCTTTGGGCCGGCTGGATTCGCTGCATCGCGAGGTGCTGGTGCTACGGTTCCACGAAGAGCTCTCGCTCGACGAGATTGCCACCGTGACCGGCGCGCCGCTTTCGACGGTGAAGTCGCGCCTCTATCGTGGACTTGCTGCATTAAAGCCGGCGTTCGCGGAGGAACAACTATGA
- a CDS encoding zinc ribbon domain-containing protein translates to MDYANVEEQKPQIADEIRLIPKWSVALAVLIFAAVQATVHLYLARHDHNLPPRGFLIFWSVAWGTVLGVYTLMVGYVTRDAKRRGMNLALWTPLVIFMPGAIGLVLYFLLRQPLLAICPQCSASVVPGMNFCPECRFQLAPTCPQCQRTVRITDSFCGNCGENLTADHVYHHRERR, encoded by the coding sequence ATGGATTACGCCAACGTAGAAGAACAGAAACCGCAGATTGCCGATGAGATTCGTCTCATTCCGAAGTGGTCGGTGGCTCTTGCTGTTCTGATCTTTGCCGCCGTCCAGGCTACTGTTCACCTCTATCTGGCGAGGCACGATCACAATCTGCCGCCGCGCGGGTTTCTGATCTTTTGGAGCGTTGCTTGGGGTACGGTTCTCGGTGTTTACACGCTTATGGTCGGTTACGTCACACGCGATGCCAAGCGCCGTGGGATGAACCTCGCGCTTTGGACTCCGTTGGTGATCTTCATGCCCGGCGCCATTGGGCTAGTGCTCTACTTCCTGCTACGACAGCCGTTGCTCGCTATTTGTCCGCAGTGCTCGGCGAGCGTTGTGCCGGGAATGAACTTCTGCCCCGAGTGCCGCTTTCAACTTGCTCCCACCTGTCCACAATGCCAGCGCACAGTTCGCATCACTGATTCTTTCTGCGGCAATTGCGGCGAGAACCTCACGGCAGATCACGTTTATCATCACCGCGAGCGACGTTAG
- a CDS encoding acetyl-CoA C-acetyltransferase produces the protein MEEVFILSAVRTPIGKFGGSLAHMTAADMGVVAAKAALESAGVSSEGVEETIIGNARQAGGGPNVARQISVRSGVPETVPAYTVNQACASGLKAISLGFQEIANGNLDCVLAGGTESMSRLPYYLEGARWGYRLGNQELVDGMYRDGFFCPMAQMVMGETAEVLAREFQISREEQDQYALCSQQRAERAIQSGRFDAEIVPVTIESRKGTQVFARDEHPLPQASLDKMAKLKPVFAADGTVTAGNASGITDGAAAVVLGSGAFAKKHNLKPLARIVGATTAGVDPKRMGIGPVPALKKLEEKYGIKASAADLIELNEAFAAQVLACDRELHFDHDKLNVNGGSIALGHPIGCTGARITVTLLHEMIKRKSKLGIATLCVSGGMGIAMAIENVA, from the coding sequence TTGGAAGAAGTTTTTATTCTCTCCGCTGTCCGCACACCCATAGGCAAATTTGGGGGTTCACTCGCCCACATGACCGCCGCCGACATGGGAGTGGTTGCAGCCAAGGCTGCGCTGGAGAGTGCTGGAGTTTCGTCCGAAGGCGTCGAGGAGACGATCATCGGCAACGCGCGCCAGGCCGGTGGAGGACCAAACGTCGCTCGGCAGATTTCCGTCCGCAGCGGGGTTCCCGAAACTGTACCTGCATACACGGTAAATCAGGCGTGCGCCTCCGGACTCAAGGCCATCTCTCTCGGGTTTCAGGAAATCGCAAACGGCAATCTGGATTGCGTGCTTGCAGGCGGCACGGAATCGATGTCGCGCCTACCTTATTACCTCGAGGGCGCGCGCTGGGGATACCGTCTTGGGAATCAGGAGCTGGTCGATGGCATGTATCGTGACGGATTCTTCTGCCCCATGGCCCAGATGGTAATGGGAGAGACCGCGGAAGTCCTTGCGCGCGAATTTCAAATCTCAAGGGAAGAGCAGGATCAGTATGCGTTGTGCTCTCAGCAGCGCGCTGAGCGCGCGATCCAAAGCGGACGCTTTGACGCGGAAATCGTTCCAGTCACAATCGAGAGCAGGAAGGGCACACAGGTGTTCGCGCGCGATGAGCATCCGCTGCCCCAGGCATCGCTCGACAAGATGGCAAAACTCAAACCTGTGTTTGCCGCAGATGGAACGGTGACAGCGGGGAATGCTTCGGGAATCACCGATGGAGCCGCCGCCGTTGTCCTGGGCAGCGGGGCCTTTGCGAAGAAACACAATCTCAAGCCGCTGGCGAGAATTGTGGGCGCCACAACTGCTGGAGTCGATCCGAAGCGCATGGGTATCGGTCCTGTACCGGCGTTGAAGAAGCTGGAAGAGAAGTACGGCATTAAGGCTTCAGCTGCCGATCTCATCGAGCTGAATGAGGCCTTTGCAGCGCAGGTGCTTGCCTGCGATCGCGAGCTGCACTTTGATCACGACAAGCTGAACGTCAACGGTGGATCGATTGCGCTCGGACATCCCATCGGCTGCACGGGCGCGCGAATTACGGTGACCTTGCTGCACGAAATGATTAAGCGCAAGTCCAAGCTCGGGATCGCGACTTTATGCGTCAGTGGTGGGATGGGAATCGCTATGGCGATTGAAAACGTGGCGTAG
- a CDS encoding oligopeptide transporter, OPT family produces MATITEPKTPDAKFEPYVPPDAKLKEFTPRALILGSIFGILFGGVTVYVGLRAGLTVSASIPIAVLSISILRAFGRATILENNIVQTTGNAGQSVASGVIFTLPALIFLGFQLEVARIFLLSLVGGLIGVFFMIPLRRQLIVKEHGTLTYPEGTACADVLIAGDRGGSFAGRVFWGLGLGALYTFFQNENLLSAWPSTPTWDIKQYAGASIRANTTSEYMGVGYIIGPRVAGVLLAGGVFSWLVLMPAIHFFGAGMATPIYPGTVPISQMSPTDLWRTYVRPMGAGAVACAGLITLLKTMPTIVSALRTSMKQLGGDKSERSNLRTEDDLPLSVTVGGSVLLIIMMWGFLTFKPVPGAQTSLLANIVASIFVVIFGFLFVTVSSRITGLIGSSANPVSGMTIATLMATSAIFLALGWTAPAFGALVLTIGGVVCIASSNAGDTSQDLKTGYLIGATPKWQQAALLIGVTISTFAVGYTLTGMNKGLEEFRPLLKQVDLGHLPPGVSIEETNGQRAFARDRFSYRDAQGQAVTLPGHDYYVLNSINSTEIASGKYLYNPKSGQIEVQWIQGIGSEKAPAPQAQLMSTVINGILTRKLPWGLVMLGVFLVIVVELLGIRSLAFAVGAYLSIGTTLAIFAGGAVRWLVDSAAKRAGETPAESEVSPGSLFASGLIAAGGIMGLAGIGIKLIFGADKPNPLDISSRLPAMGFGPVALNVVAVVTFLVLGWSLYHYARKPLESAERVPERK; encoded by the coding sequence TTGGCTACCATCACTGAACCCAAAACCCCGGATGCGAAGTTTGAACCGTACGTGCCTCCTGATGCGAAACTCAAGGAGTTCACCCCGCGTGCGCTGATTCTCGGCTCTATCTTCGGCATTCTTTTTGGCGGTGTTACGGTCTACGTTGGCCTCCGTGCTGGCCTTACAGTTTCTGCCTCAATTCCCATCGCGGTACTCTCGATCAGCATTCTGCGCGCCTTTGGCCGCGCCACGATCCTCGAAAACAACATCGTGCAGACCACTGGAAATGCTGGACAATCCGTTGCGTCCGGCGTGATCTTCACCTTACCCGCCCTTATCTTTCTGGGATTTCAATTGGAGGTCGCTCGCATCTTCCTGCTGAGCTTGGTAGGCGGACTCATCGGTGTGTTCTTCATGATTCCGTTGCGGCGCCAATTGATTGTGAAGGAGCATGGCACTCTCACCTATCCCGAAGGAACAGCCTGCGCGGACGTTCTCATCGCGGGAGACCGAGGTGGCAGTTTCGCGGGCCGCGTTTTCTGGGGACTAGGTCTGGGAGCGCTCTACACTTTTTTCCAAAATGAGAATCTGCTCTCGGCCTGGCCGAGCACGCCGACATGGGACATTAAGCAATATGCCGGCGCTTCGATTCGTGCGAACACGACCTCCGAGTACATGGGTGTGGGCTACATCATCGGGCCGCGAGTCGCCGGAGTCCTGCTCGCCGGAGGCGTGTTCTCGTGGCTTGTGTTGATGCCAGCGATCCACTTCTTTGGCGCAGGAATGGCTACTCCGATTTATCCCGGTACAGTGCCGATTTCGCAGATGTCGCCGACCGATCTTTGGCGCACTTATGTTCGACCTATGGGTGCCGGCGCTGTGGCTTGCGCCGGACTGATTACCCTGCTGAAGACGATGCCGACGATCGTGTCTGCCCTGCGCACCAGCATGAAGCAACTGGGCGGAGACAAGAGTGAGCGCTCGAACCTGCGTACAGAAGACGATTTGCCATTGTCTGTAACCGTCGGAGGCTCAGTGCTGCTGATCATCATGATGTGGGGGTTCCTCACATTTAAGCCTGTCCCTGGCGCGCAGACCTCGCTCTTAGCCAACATCGTTGCCTCAATCTTTGTCGTCATTTTTGGGTTCCTGTTCGTTACGGTCTCTTCCCGGATTACCGGCCTTATCGGCAGCTCAGCCAATCCTGTTTCGGGAATGACGATCGCAACCCTCATGGCCACCTCCGCGATCTTCCTGGCATTGGGCTGGACAGCTCCCGCGTTCGGCGCTCTTGTGCTGACCATCGGAGGAGTCGTGTGCATCGCGTCATCGAATGCCGGTGATACTTCGCAAGACTTGAAAACAGGCTATCTGATTGGAGCGACTCCCAAGTGGCAGCAGGCGGCCTTGCTGATTGGAGTCACGATCTCAACCTTCGCCGTCGGTTACACGCTGACTGGGATGAACAAGGGTCTTGAGGAGTTTCGCCCGCTGCTAAAGCAGGTGGATCTCGGTCACCTGCCGCCGGGAGTCAGCATTGAGGAAACGAATGGGCAGCGCGCCTTCGCCCGCGATCGCTTCAGCTACCGCGATGCGCAAGGACAAGCCGTGACCCTCCCTGGCCACGATTACTATGTACTCAATTCGATTAATTCCACCGAGATAGCTAGCGGCAAATACCTCTACAATCCCAAATCGGGACAGATTGAAGTGCAATGGATTCAGGGCATTGGCAGCGAGAAGGCGCCTGCGCCCCAGGCGCAGCTAATGTCGACGGTAATCAACGGCATTCTCACGCGCAAGTTGCCTTGGGGACTGGTGATGCTCGGGGTATTCCTGGTCATAGTTGTCGAGCTTCTGGGAATTCGCTCGCTTGCCTTCGCTGTCGGCGCGTACCTCTCGATCGGAACCACACTCGCGATCTTTGCCGGCGGCGCAGTGCGTTGGCTGGTTGACTCCGCGGCCAAGCGCGCCGGAGAAACACCGGCTGAGAGCGAAGTAAGCCCCGGCTCTTTGTTTGCCAGTGGCCTAATCGCTGCCGGCGGCATTATGGGTCTCGCCGGTATCGGGATAAAGCTCATATTCGGCGCAGACAAACCCAACCCGCTGGACATCAGCTCGCGTTTGCCTGCCATGGGCTTTGGACCCGTTGCCTTGAACGTGGTCGCTGTCGTTACCTTTCTCGTGCTCGGATGGTCGCTGTATCACTACGCGCGCAAGCCGCTGGAGAGCGCCGAGCGTGTTCCGGAGAGGAAATAG
- the trxA gene encoding thioredoxin produces the protein MAIDTKGAPTTPTTEKDATRSSNNGAPVAAAGAVLEVTDASFEQNVLKSDQLVMVDFWATWCGPCKALSPVVDEVAQAYSGKAKVYKMNVDANNATPMRYGVRGIPTLLIFKDGKVAEQIVGYVPKDTIQKALDKHV, from the coding sequence ATGGCGATAGATACAAAAGGCGCACCCACGACGCCCACGACCGAGAAGGATGCTACGCGCTCCAGCAACAATGGCGCGCCGGTGGCGGCGGCAGGAGCCGTGCTGGAGGTTACCGACGCAAGCTTCGAGCAGAACGTGCTCAAGTCGGACCAGCTGGTAATGGTGGATTTTTGGGCGACCTGGTGTGGGCCATGCAAGGCGCTGTCGCCAGTGGTCGACGAAGTGGCGCAGGCATACAGCGGTAAGGCCAAGGTCTACAAAATGAATGTTGACGCTAACAACGCAACACCAATGCGTTACGGCGTCCGTGGAATTCCGACACTGCTGATCTTCAAGGATGGCAAAGTGGCAGAACAGATCGTGGGGTACGTTCCCAAGGACACGATTCAAAAGGCACTGGACAAGCATGTGTAA
- a CDS encoding inorganic diphosphatase produces the protein MIDYGALPLGDKAPEVVNVVVEIPLQSINKYEYDKKLHVFRLDRNLYSPVHFPGDYGFLPSTLSHDGDPLDVLVLVDSPSFTGCVMEVRPIGVLDMLDQGVHDEKLLAVGKSNPRYKDVWNHSEIYPHILREITHFFSIYKDLEGKRVETKGWQDASVARALITESQKAFTDQQKRAAGKTS, from the coding sequence ATGATCGATTACGGCGCGCTGCCGCTGGGGGATAAGGCACCGGAAGTTGTGAACGTGGTGGTGGAGATTCCTCTTCAGTCCATCAACAAGTACGAGTACGACAAAAAGCTTCACGTCTTTCGCCTCGACCGGAATCTCTACTCCCCAGTGCACTTTCCCGGCGACTATGGCTTCCTGCCGAGCACGCTGAGCCATGACGGCGATCCTCTAGATGTGCTGGTACTCGTCGATAGTCCCAGCTTCACCGGCTGCGTGATGGAAGTACGCCCGATCGGCGTTCTCGACATGCTCGATCAAGGTGTCCACGACGAGAAGCTACTGGCCGTGGGCAAGAGCAATCCCCGTTACAAGGACGTTTGGAACCACTCAGAGATCTATCCCCACATCCTCCGGGAGATTACCCACTTTTTCTCGATCTACAAAGACCTGGAAGGCAAGCGCGTCGAAACCAAAGGTTGGCAGGACGCCTCCGTGGCCCGAGCCCTTATCACCGAGAGCCAAAAAGCCTTCACCGATCAGCAGAAGCGGGCGGCGGGAAAGACAAGCTAG
- a CDS encoding MBL fold metallo-hydrolase has protein sequence MAYIQFLGAAGTVTGSKHLINTGNLQVLVDCGLFQGLKQWRERNWQPLPIPANEIDAVILTHAHLDHSGWIPRLVKQGFRGRIYASPATIDLCGILLPDSGHLQEEDAAHYNRNKTSKHDPALPLYTLAEAQESLKYFEPVPFDQPTQLSPAFTFRFVPAAHIAGSSMVEITLTMNGASKKLLFTGDIGRVHDDEVSPGKVQHSGPREGESADTLVMESTYGNRLHPTSDVRPELAKLISDTAARGGTVVIPAFAVERAQKLLFLLKELMEEKQIPKIPVHIDSPMAISAIQVFLKHSEEYTARTRDLIARYGSPLQWDGFFFDQKQEDSRKLNDAHFPMIIISASGMVTGGRIVHHLIHRLPDPKNTVIFIGFQAPGTRGALIKAGAASIKMFGEDVRVRAQIASLEQFSDHADTPELLEWLSTFKQKPSQTYLVHGEPQAATALRDALTQKLGWKVDVAQWLQKVEIA, from the coding sequence ATGGCCTACATACAATTCCTCGGCGCCGCCGGTACCGTTACGGGATCCAAACATCTCATCAACACCGGGAATCTCCAGGTATTAGTTGACTGCGGTCTGTTCCAGGGACTCAAACAGTGGCGCGAACGCAATTGGCAGCCGTTGCCCATTCCAGCGAATGAGATCGATGCCGTTATTCTCACGCACGCACACCTGGATCACTCTGGATGGATTCCGAGGCTGGTAAAGCAAGGCTTTCGCGGAAGGATTTACGCCAGCCCGGCGACGATCGATCTTTGCGGCATTCTGCTTCCCGATTCAGGACATCTTCAGGAAGAAGATGCAGCTCACTACAATCGCAACAAGACGTCGAAGCATGATCCTGCGCTTCCTCTCTACACGCTTGCCGAAGCCCAGGAATCCCTCAAATACTTCGAGCCTGTCCCCTTCGACCAACCCACACAGCTCAGCCCGGCCTTTACGTTTCGTTTTGTGCCGGCTGCGCATATTGCAGGTTCATCGATGGTAGAGATCACGTTAACGATGAATGGCGCGAGCAAGAAGCTGCTGTTTACCGGCGATATCGGCCGCGTGCACGATGATGAGGTATCTCCGGGAAAGGTCCAGCATTCCGGCCCGCGAGAAGGTGAGTCCGCCGACACACTGGTGATGGAGTCCACATACGGGAATCGTTTGCACCCGACGAGCGACGTTCGTCCGGAGCTGGCGAAGCTGATTTCGGATACGGCTGCGCGGGGCGGCACCGTGGTAATTCCCGCCTTCGCCGTAGAGCGTGCGCAAAAGCTTCTCTTCCTCCTGAAAGAGCTTATGGAGGAGAAGCAGATTCCGAAGATCCCAGTGCACATCGATAGTCCCATGGCCATCTCGGCCATTCAGGTCTTCCTGAAGCACTCCGAGGAATACACAGCGCGCACGCGTGATTTGATCGCCCGCTACGGATCTCCCCTTCAATGGGACGGCTTTTTCTTCGACCAAAAACAAGAAGACTCGCGCAAGCTCAACGATGCGCACTTTCCGATGATCATCATCTCCGCAAGTGGCATGGTCACCGGTGGACGCATCGTGCACCATCTGATTCATCGCCTTCCCGATCCGAAGAACACTGTGATCTTCATCGGTTTCCAGGCGCCGGGCACACGGGGAGCTCTCATCAAGGCCGGCGCAGCTTCGATCAAAATGTTCGGCGAGGACGTTCGCGTGCGCGCGCAGATCGCCTCGCTGGAGCAGTTCAGCGATCACGCCGATACACCTGAGCTGCTGGAATGGCTCTCGACATTCAAGCAGAAACCATCCCAAACATATCTGGTTCATGGCGAACCGCAGGCCGCGACCGCGCTGCGCGATGCCCTTACCCAAAAGCTCGGCTGGAAAGTCGACGTGGCGCAGTGGCTGCAGAAAGTGGAGATCGCCTAA
- a CDS encoding response regulator: MAISTIIVDDEQLSREELTYLLKSVGDVEVVAQGSNGVEAIQLIREHNPELVFLDVQMPGLDGFGVIKRLVDKKHPLPQIVFATAFDQYAVRAFEVNAVDYLLKPFDKKRVVQSVEKAKQKLAAAPTSSERLESLINLLEQQQKPQQQKILLRSAGRLILVDQKDVCFATIDEGVITVATPSMEGHSNCRTLEELLESLDPNVFWRAHRSHVVNINRIKEVLPWFKSSYQLRMDDRKHTELPVSRAQTKRLRELFGL, from the coding sequence ATGGCAATCTCGACCATCATCGTTGACGACGAGCAGCTCTCGCGCGAGGAACTGACCTATCTGCTGAAGAGTGTTGGCGATGTTGAGGTAGTAGCCCAGGGAAGCAATGGGGTCGAGGCAATTCAGCTTATCCGCGAACACAATCCTGAGCTGGTATTCCTCGATGTTCAGATGCCCGGTCTTGACGGCTTTGGGGTGATAAAGAGGCTGGTCGACAAGAAGCATCCTCTCCCCCAGATAGTCTTTGCCACCGCCTTTGATCAATACGCCGTCCGCGCCTTCGAAGTGAACGCGGTGGACTATCTGCTTAAGCCCTTCGATAAGAAGCGGGTTGTTCAGTCGGTCGAGAAAGCCAAGCAGAAACTCGCCGCAGCACCCACTTCGAGCGAACGCCTCGAATCCCTGATCAATCTGCTCGAACAGCAGCAGAAACCACAGCAGCAGAAGATACTCTTGCGTTCCGCAGGCCGGTTGATCCTGGTTGACCAGAAGGACGTCTGCTTCGCGACCATCGACGAGGGCGTCATTACCGTCGCTACTCCCAGCATGGAAGGACATTCCAACTGCCGGACGCTCGAAGAACTGCTCGAGAGCCTGGATCCCAACGTCTTCTGGCGGGCTCACCGCTCCCATGTGGTGAACATCAATCGCATCAAGGAAGTTCTGCCCTGGTTCAAGAGCTCCTACCAACTCCGTATGGATGATCGCAAGCATACGGAGCTTCCCGTGAGCCGGGCGCAGACGAAGCGGCTGAGGGAGTTGTTTGGTCTGTAG
- the purS gene encoding phosphoribosylformylglycinamidine synthase subunit PurS gives MKAHVYVTLKTTVLDPQGKTIQGALKKMNYKGVEDVRQGKYFLLTLEPNLERDKVKTEVERIAREVLTNPVIEEFAYRLED, from the coding sequence ATGAAAGCTCACGTTTACGTCACTCTTAAGACCACGGTTCTCGATCCCCAAGGAAAAACGATTCAGGGTGCCTTGAAGAAGATGAACTACAAGGGAGTGGAAGACGTTCGCCAGGGAAAGTATTTTCTTCTGACACTGGAACCGAACCTGGAAAGAGATAAAGTGAAGACGGAAGTTGAGCGTATTGCCCGTGAAGTGCTCACGAATCCGGTAATCGAAGAATTTGCGTACAGGCTCGAAGACTAG